The genomic DNA CTCGCTTACTTCTGCCCTCTTCAATCAGATCAATAGCTCGTTCGATGTCTTCTAAAATTTCACTGAGGTCGTCGCTTATCTCGTCGAAATATTCGCCAAGACTTCTCATCAGCATCACCTTCCTCTAATCCAATGATTGATGCATCTTGTATAAATGATCTTGCCCATTGGTATTGCGCAATATGAAATGAAAATCTTGTCCCCATTACGGCGGCAATTGGTCTCTTCGGGAATTTTACCTGGATTTCCGGCATTTCAAAGATCAGAAGCACGAAATACTTATGCCAGTCGGAGACTTTTTGACAATTTGAAATTAACTTTAGAATCGCAAGCAAATAAAAAGTTTGACGACAACACAACGGAATAAGCACCGTGTTAAAATATTCCGGATGATCAACTCCTTTACGAGATGTTCCTGGTCTTTAGGTTCATGCAAAGAATACGAATTGAGAATATGTGAAGCAAAAGTCAATTTCACTCGAACCAGAGAAATCATCAATGATCAGTCCAACAAATAATCATTTTAGGCTAAACATTACCCCGGCTCTAACCAGTTCAGTAAATGCGATTGGCCTACAAATATTCCAATATCAATTGCCGATATTAGGAGTTGATAATTCAACTCTCCAACCTTTCCTTAAGAATAGAATTGAGTTTGATCAGTTCTTGTTAACATAAGTGGTCTAAATTTGCTTGGGATCTCCGTCGCCATTTTGGGACCTCATCGCCTCAAACTCTAATCGGGGTGGGAATGGGTCCGTCCAGATTTGAACTGGAGTCACCAGCACCCCAAGCTGGGAGGATTCCAAGCTACCCCACGGACCCATCAAAAAGGTGAAAAGGCTTCATCCGAGTGGGATGATTTCATCGATCAACTCCGCGTGCGAAATGATCATCCGCCGGCAACAGTAGCGCTTCACGCCGAGGTCATCAAGCACCTGCTTAGGATCCTCGCCCAGTTGGACCCTCCTCACAAAGGTCTGATAAAGGCTACCGATGACTTTCCCACAGGTAAAACACCTTACAGGTATGATCATGTTTTCTTCACCTATATGATTTCTGACGCTTCTTCCTAGCACCACGTCCCAGCGGTTTCTTTGGCAGCTTTCTACGAGGATCGCTGATCAGCAGAGCGCGATCGTACTGTTTAAACATCTTTGCAAGCTCCTCATCTCCGAAAAACTGGACAAGAGCTTTTGCGATTGCTGTCCTCGACGCCTCAGCCTGTCCCATTACACCTCCGCCTTGAACGTTGACGTCGATATCGACCGTCGACGCCCTCTCCCCGGCGAGCACCAAGGGTTCCATGATCTTCAATCGGGCCATCTCTGGGGAATAAATGTTTAGAGGAATGCTGTTGATCCTCACATTGCCTGAGCCCTTTCTAATGACGGCTCGCGCGATCGCTGACTTTCTTTTGCCAGTTGTATTAATGATGTCGACCATCGATTCACCTCACCTTCGAACCGAGAAATGCAGAGACTTCGGAAAGGGTCACATATTTGCCTATGATCGGCTTGATCGCTTCTCCCACTTTTTCCATCTCTGCTGATGAAAACTCCTTTGGAATGCCAACATAAACTTTCAATCTTCGGTACGCTTCCCTTCCACTCGGTCTATCAAATGGGATCATACCGCGGACGGTTCTTTTCAAAATAAGATCTGCTCTCCTCGGATAATACGGGCCCCGCAGGTTCTTTCCTCTATCCCTCTTTTGCTTATACTCCGCAAATATCATTTCTTTTTTCCCCACGATCAATGCCTTTTCGGCATTGACGACGACGATCTCTTCGCCCTTCAATATTCTCTCGGCAATGTTACTACAGAGTCTCCCGAGGACATGTCCCTCAGCGTTGATAACGGCCATTATCTCACCCCATGATCTTAATGCCGCTGCCATCGGGCAACTCTTTAACGAGTTGCTCAATCGTCATGCTTTTCCCACCTGCATCCTCGATCTTCTTACGCGCTGATGATGAGAACTTGAAAGCTGCGACTGTGAGCTTCTTATTCAGATTTCCAGCACCGAGAACTTTGCCAGGAACCACAATGACAGCGCCATCCTCAGAATACCGTTCCAATCTGCTGAGGTTGACTTCTGCCCAGTTTCTCCTCGGCTTCTCAAGCCGCCTAGCAATGTCTCGCCAGATTTCCACACCCCGCTCCCGAGATTCCCTTTTCAGGGATTCAATCAGAAGGAGAAGGTTTGGATTCGTCTTTTCATTCTTCTTCATTTCTCTGACTCTCCCGACATTGGGTAGAAGGCTCTAATAGGCATTCCTTTAATAAACTTTTGCTCGGATAAATGTTTGTAAATTAAGTGCCAGACAGGAAAGCAATCATTTCTATGGAAGGAGGTGCTTTGCTACTAGGGAAAATATTGAACACTATGATGAAAGTATTCCAGACACATTTCAATTGCACTCTTTTTTGATCCAGAGAATTGCTAACTATTTTGATAGAATTATATATGACTTCTATCATAATCATCCGACACCCGGGGGCGCACGATGATCAGGTTCGGTCCAGCTGGGATTCCTCTTTCTTGCAAAGGCAGAACGCTAAAAGATGGGATCGAAGACGTCCATAATCTAGGTCTCAACGCAATGGAAATCCAGATGGTCAGAGTTAACATCGTTGACAGGCCACCAGAAGATGAGGAAGTAGGACTAACTCCAATGGAGGTCGAGAACGATCTCGTCGTTGGAATTTTGAGGAGAAAGGGGAAGAGAGAAATCCAGATCATCAATCCGTATGAGAAAATCAAAGCTGACGATACTCTGGTGACGCTTGCATCAGGTCTTGCCCAAAATTTCCGTGAACTTATGGTTCTAGGAAGAATGGGTGAGGAGCTCGATGTTCAACTTTCAATGCACACACCTTATTACATGGATCTTGTGAGCAATACCGAGATGACCGAAAAGAGCATTAACAGCATCAAATGGGCTGCCACAATGACAAATGTGATGAATGGATCAATTGTCGTTACACATTCTGGCTTATACGGTGAATTGGGTAAGAAGAAGGCGAGGGAGAATGTCGCAGCAAATCTCGGCCAAGTAATGGATTGGTGGAAAAACCAGGAGATTCGACCGATTTTAGGCTTGGAAACGAGCGGACGACAAGAGGTCTTTGGGAGCCTTGACGAAATTCTCGATCTCTGTGATGAAATCGACGGCATCGTGCCCGTCATCAACTTTGCACATCTCCACGCGAGGGAAAATGGCATTTTGAGGGAACCGCAGGATTTCGCAGAAGTATTCGACCGCACGGATCAATACGTCAATGGATGCCATTATGTGCATTTCGCGGGTGTAGAGCATGAGGGCGGCAATGAAAAGAGGGTTACACCCATAAAGAAAGGTGATCTGCGTTTCGAACCACTCGCAGAATTTCTCGTGGAAAGAATGCCAAACGTCACGATTATCTCAAGTTCACCCCTCCTTGAACATGACGCGATGTACATGAAAGTGATCTTTGAACGCGCCTTGACGAAGAAAGTGACGAAAAGCAGCAAGGTAAAGAAAAACGATCGAGAGGAGTAAGGTTGACGTGGAAATCAAAGAAGTGATCTGCTACATAACAAAGGAAGTCCAGGAAACTTTGCAAAGGGTTGATCAAAAGGTCGTCGATGAAATCATTGACTCAATTATCGGAGCAAAGAAGATCTTTCTCTACGGTGTGGGACGATCGGGACTTGTCGGTCAAGCATTTGCTGTCAGACTCGTACAGATGGGATTGGATGTTCATTTCATCGGCGAGATGACAACACCAATTGTGGAAGAAAAAGATCTCGTCATCATAGTATCTAACACTGGCGAGACAATGTCCGCCATTCAGACGGCGAACATTGTGAGGAGAGTTGGCGCTAAGGTCATCGCCATTACCTCGAACGTGCACTCCAAGTTGAGCCAGGCATCAAATGTCACTGTCGAAATTGCCCCAAAAAAGGACGAACAAAAGAAAAGATATGCACCGCTCGGGACACTTTTTGAGGACTCGACATTCCTATTTTTTGACTGCATTGTCCCGATCATCATGGCAAGATTAGGCCAGAACGAGACCTCACTGCGAAGACGCCACGCGATCTGGGTCTGAACGCAGTTCTCTCTTTTTTACGCGCGTTCCGTAGTAAGGATTCTCATATTCATCCCAATAAATCGCAAAGTTCCTCGTCTTGATCGCTCTTCCATCAAGATAGAATGCCTTAATTTCCTTATTTACTGGGTCAATGACGATCGCTGTATGCCAACTGCTCTTGAATAAAGACCTTTGCGTATACACGTCAGTCGATGACATGAAGCACCCGTAGCCGGGATGCGAATGATACCATCCGACGACGAGGTAATTGAATCCAACCTCCTCAAGAGATACGAACAACTTCTCAAACGCATTTCTATCAAATCGCACATGAACGGATGAAGATTCGAGATCGGTTGTTACGACATCTTTGACGATGGAGTATTCTTTTCCACCATTTTTGTAAATCCAGCCTAAGAGAAGACCCATCACCTCCTTCTGCATTTCGGCGAAATGCAGAGAATGATTCCTCATTTTCTCCTCGGCGACCTTCGAGATATATAACTCGTAACCTTCCTTTTCCTGGCGCTTGAACTCCTCTAGATCTTTCGCGCTCAGCCATTTATGCGGCTTTGTCCTCTCCGATGGGGGCGGCTGACGTTCCTCGATTCTTATTTCTTCTGCTCCAAGAATGCGAGGCTGCTTCAATCAGATCTCACCACTTTGGGGGTTGGTGAATAGATGATCGGCGGGGTCTTGATTTTTTCACGATTGAAATAGGCCGCAGCAGATGTACAGCTATCCGTTCCGAACGGGCTTGAAGGATTAGGGGAGAGAAGAAGAGCTTCGATACCCTTGATGAAGGATAGCAGAGTTGAATTGAAACCCCAGTCGTCAAGAAGTTTTGTACACAGATGCCCACCGTCTTCGGGCATCATGATGTTTGGATGGAATATTGGCGTCCTCCAAATGACCAAAGGCTTTTCGAATGGATAATCTCTTCCGACGAGGATTGAAAAACGGTGTTCATATCTCTTCTCAATTTTCCCGTCTACACATACAAGACCCGGGATTCCCTTCAATTCAATTTCAATATTGATTGGAAATCTACGCAGATTTTCATTAGAAAGATCGATTGGATATCTAAGATAACGACTGCATATCGCGAGCTCGTTCCTGAGTCTGGTGATCAGAATGTCAGGGGGTAGAGGCATTCATCCGCCCTCGGGATCTGGAATTAATTCGAGTTCATCGTTGTTTAAAATCCCAGCCTCAGCGACAGTCTGCTGACCGCGCAGGAGTCGCTTCCCCCTTCTGAGAACATAGGCTCCAGCATCCTTTTCCCAATATCCTGCTGCACCTTCGATTATATCATCTATGGTGTTTTCCCCTTCTAGTTCCATTTCAACTGTGGCTCCAGATTCAGCATTCCTCACTTTGACTCTGAGCGGCATAAGACCACAGAGGCCAAACAGGCGAAATGCTCATTAAAGCTTTTGATCACAGTTAATTAATTCGATTCTCACGAATGAGAATATGGATGAACAGATTTGGAGAATTTCGACAGATGAACTGGACACATCGGATCCAACGAAACTTCGAATGAATCAAAGGTATTGAGAAACCCATTATAATAACAGACGTGTCGTATACAGTATTCCTTTTTTCCACTGAGAATCTTAAGTCCTTCTCTTACCTGAATGGCTGCAATAATGCTTGTTGTCGTAATTTCTGCAGGGATCTTAGGTTCGTAAATTGAAATATCTTGACCAGTACAACTGAATCGTTTCTCCAGAATCCTCGCGTGCGTCTTGTTTGTCGTACACTGCAGACAAGGTGTATCAGGAGGGAGTACGACCTGGATTTTTCCAGTTGTTCCATCGGTTCCGCCGTCGATATAGGGGACTCCATAAAAATACGCATAAGCATTCAAATGCATTCGAGCACCGATATTGTCTAAACAACCGAAGACAACATCGTGATTCTTCAAACAACTCGAATCGATTTCCTCGATCCTTGAATTGACTGGTGTAATATCTATCCCTGGATTAAGTTCCTTGGCCCGTTTTGCGATGACATCGGCTTTCATCGTTTTTTTCAACGTATCCTCCTCCCTAAAGAGGACACACCGATTGAGATTTGAACGCACAATAAAATCCATGTCAACAAGTGTGATCGATCTTACACCTGAGAGTACCAAATTCTTTATAACTTCGTTTCCAAGAGCACCCGCCCCGGCCACAAAACATCTTGCCGACTCGATTTTTTCCATATCAATCCACTTGATCCTTCTTGATCGGTCGAACCTGTCTCCATCAATTGCACCAGCCTTGATGATGGCGCTCATACATTGGTAAAACATTAAGACGATAAATAAAACGAACTCCAATATTTAGGTATGTGAGAATCAGTTTCGTCACCGAGTGGGGGTAGTCTCTTGTCCGAAACAGAAGACTGCATTCTTTATGATGACGATTCGATTAGGAAGTGCATTTTCGGAACCGCACAATAATGGATTTCAGAATGGAGGGGGACGTTAGACCCTAATCATATAAAAACGGCACGACAAATCCTACATTTGATCGATAATCAAGCAATTGCCATATGTCCAAGGGAAAGGCGACTTAGTTCTTGCAGAAAATGCCAGGTTGTTGGAAAAATTCATTACGGGGCAAGCTCTTTTCCAGCCTGCGGTGCACTAATGAACAATGAGTTTACTATAACGCCTTGGGAAGTCACTGGTGAAATCGATTATGACCTGTTATTAGAGAAATTTGGGACCAAGAAAATCGAAGACGAGATGCTTGAAAGACTATCAAGATATGGTGACCTTCACCCGATGCTACGCCGGCGTATCACATATTCACACAGAGATCTTGATTGGATTTTGGACAAATATGATGCCGGTGAAAATTTTGTTTTATACACTGGCAGGGGGCCATCTGGAAATACCCATATCGGCCATCTTGTCACGTGGATGTTTACCAAGTACCTTCAAGACATTTTCGGGGCCAAACTTTATTTCCAGATGACCGATGACGAGAAATTCCTTTTCAATGAGACCCTAACACTTGAAGATACGAGAAGAAATGCCTATGAGAATGCCCTCGATGTCATCGCTCTAGGATTCGACCCAGCAAAGACGAAAATTTTCCTAGACACTGAATACATTCGAACACTCTATCCGATCGCACTAAAAGTCGCGAAAAAAGTCACATTCTCAACAGTGCGGGCAGTTTTTGGATTTGACAACAGCAACAACATAGGATCGATTTTTTACACGAGTATCCAGGCGGCCCCCGCTTTTCTGGAATCCGAATTGCAGGGAAGGAACGTACCTTGTTTGATCCCTTGTGGAATTGATCAGGACGCACATTTCAGGGTCGCGAGGGATGTTGCTCCGCTCCTTGGATACTACAAGCCCGCACTTATTCATAACAAGATGTTCCCGAGCCTCATGGGAGGGAACAAAATGTCATCGTCTCAGCCAGAAACTACGATTTTTACAACTGACAATGCACAAACTATAAAGAAGAAAATCGCAAACGCATTTACAGGCGGCGCCGTTTCTGCCGCAGAACAAAGAAAACATGGGGGGAAACCAGATGTTTGTTCTGTGTTCAAATATGAATACTTTCTTTTCGAGCCTGATGATGAGAAACTGAATCAACTCTACGAGGCGTGCAAGAAGGGTGAAATCCTTTGTGGAGAGTGCAAGAAGAGGCTGACAGAGAGAATCATTAGATTCCTGGAATCACACCAAGAGAAGCGAAAACAGGCCCGACAGAAACTCGACGCATTCATATTAAGGGATGGATAATGGAAATTAAACCGATTGGTTATGTAAGAAATGATGCTGAAAAGGACGTTGATTTTGATGAGTTAATTTCAATAATCGAAATCCTTCCAGAATATGCGGACGGACTTTACAGGATTGAAGAATGCGATGAACTTGAAATCATCTTCTATTTCCACAAGTCCAATTCGTACAAATTAAAAGTACACCCCCATCATGATCCTACACAACCCGAGGTTGGGGTCTTTTCATCGAGGAGTCCAAGCAGACCGAATTTTCTTGGCCTGACGAGGGTTAAATTATTGAAGCGTGATGGAAATGTTCTGATCGTTAAGGGGCTGGATGCGTTTAACGGGACGCCAGTCATTGACATAAAACCAGCTACAAGACGCGATCAAAGAAAGCTAAGTGATATAAAGGACTAGACATGTGAAACTATCGACCCAAGACAGATCCACAAATATAAGGCTCTGAACCATTTTGAAAACCTTCGTATTTGCTTGTTGCAAGAATTAAGAGAATTAGGTGTCCGTCCACAATCAAGTAATCATTGTTCCCAAACCTGCCCAAAAACAAGAGACGAATCGCGATCTTGGTTCCAAAAATGAGCAAATGAGAGGGCAAAATGACAAATAGTCCTCTGATTTTTATCCCTTTTTGCATGGAAATTCCAGAGATCGTCGAAAGCCTCAGTCCCAACGAAAAACGAGTCCTCATCGCACTGAAAGATCTCGGTGGAATAGGGACTCCTGATGATGTGTTGAAAAAAGGGAATTTTAGGCAACCTGTTGAAGTCATGAACGCCGCTTCTTGGCTTCAATCAAAAGGATTGGTACGCATCGAAGAGAGGGCGAAAAAGGTCTACTCATTAAAGAATCAGAAGATTATCGAAGAGGGATTGCCAGAACGAAGGGCTATCAATGCAATTCATTCCCGCGGCGGCGTTATCGACACTCGGGAGCTTGAAGAAGTCCTCGACAAAGAAGACATTCCTATTGCTATTGGCTGGCTAAAGAGGAAAGGGCTAGTAAATGTCAAGAAAGACTGTTCGAAAACGTTACTGGAACTCACGGATCAGGGGAAAGAGACGGTATCCTCAGACATGGAAGACGAAAGAATTCTCAAGATGCTCAGAGATAGAGACATTATTGAGGGCGAGGTAGACAAGAAGGTTATCGAACAACTGAAGTCTCGTCAGAATTTGATCAATGAGAGGCTTGTAGTAGAAAGGAAGCTGGCCTTGACAGAGCTGGGATCAAGAATCGCTTCGCAGGGTCTCGAAGCGAAAGAGGAAGTTGGCCAGATCACACCAGAGCTCTTACAAACCGGACGTTGGCGGGACGTCACGCTGAGGAAGTATGATATCAGAACCTATGCACCCTCCACATATCCAGGAAAGAAGCATCCCATAACAAGAATGGCATCGGAGGTACGGAGAATATTCATTCAGATGGGATTTGAGGAAATCGATGATGAATACGTCCAAGCAGCTTTTTGGAACATGGATGCACTATTCACCCCGCAAGACCACCCAGCAAGAGACCTTCAGGACACTTTCTATTTGAAAAATCCGGCGAGGATCGAGCTCGAAGACGATGAGCTCGTCAAGAGAGTCAAGGAGATACATGAAACGGGGGGTTGGACGGGTTCAACTGGTTGGCGCTATAATTGGAGGAGGGAGGAGGCGGAGAAGGCGCTACTGAGAACACATACAACAGTTGCAACAATCCGTTACCTTGCACGAAATCCCGATCCACCCATTAAGGTTTTCTCGATCTCGAGGATTTTTCGTAACGAGGCAATCGATGCTACCCATTTGCCAGAGTTCATGCAAATCGAAGGCATAGTAGTCGAAGAGGATGCAAATTTCGATATGCTGTGTGGTATTCTAAAGGAATTCTACAGGCGGATGGGGTTTGAGAAGCTTAGATTTAGACCAGGTTACTTCCCGTACACAGAGCCATCGCTTGAAGTCGAGGTTTTTCACAATGGAAAATGGATGGAACTCGGTGGTGCGGGAATCTTCAGACCTGAAGTGACGGCGCCTTTCGGCGTGAAGCATAATGTACTGGCGTGGGGACTTGGCTTCGAGAGGATCGCGATGTTACGGTGGAATCTGACAGACATCAGGGAGCTTTATATCAGCGACATCGACCTTCTGAGAAAGAGCCCGATTTTTTAGCACTCGCTAGCTTTGCGCTGATTTCCATCGACTTATCCTTCATGCCCAGCAGCAAGTATGCTTCAGCAAGAGTCTTGATGATCTTAGAGCTTTCCAGATTCTTGAGGATTCCAAGACTTTTGCTAAGACATTTGACTGCTTCCTGTCCGTTTCCCAAACCCATGTAAACGAGACCGAGCTGGTAGTAAAGCCTGTCGAGAAATTCTGGATCTCGCCTTTTTAACTGCATCGGCAGAACTGATTCCAAAATACCCCTCGCTTCATCGTAACGGTTGAGGCCGATGAGTGCGTCTATAATCTCGCAATCGAGTCTTACATTGCAGGTGTCATCGCCAAACAATTTCTTCGCCTCGGTGAAGAACATAAGGGCTTCTTCAAAATTGTGCTTGTCCAGAGCGACGAGGCCTTTAATCATCTTCCCTTCAGCTTGTTCCTTCGTCGTCGAAAACCGCTCAAGTTTGTTCGCCAATTCGATTGCAAAGTCATTGTGACCAGTCCTTAATGCGATTTCTCCAACAATGGCAAAGACTTTCCCCGCATATTTTCCAGATGGATTCGTTACATAGGATACGATTGAAAAGAGGTCTTCGTCAGCACTCGCTATAAGATATTGCCATCTGTTCGCTATCAATATCTCCGCCTCGCGCATCCTGCCCGAATTGATAAGGTGATACAATCGTTCCCTATAGTCGCCTTCCTGCAACCAGTAATCCGCGGCGAAACTATGATATCGCCTCAGGTCAGATGAGTCAACAAGTTGCAAGATTGTTTTCCTCAAGTCCTCCGGGATCTCGACCATCCCATCTAGGTTTGTTGGAAGCAAGGAGATGCTCATCTCTGGCAAAGCTGATCTCTTAAAAGGTTTTC from Methanomassiliicoccales archaeon includes the following:
- a CDS encoding DNA-directed RNA polymerase subunit N — its product is MIIPVRCFTCGKVIGSLYQTFVRRVQLGEDPKQVLDDLGVKRYCCRRMIISHAELIDEIIPLG
- a CDS encoding 30S ribosomal protein S9, yielding MVDIINTTGKRKSAIARAVIRKGSGNVRINSIPLNIYSPEMARLKIMEPLVLAGERASTVDIDVNVQGGGVMGQAEASRTAIAKALVQFFGDEELAKMFKQYDRALLISDPRRKLPKKPLGRGARKKRQKSYR
- a CDS encoding 50S ribosomal protein L13 — its product is MAVINAEGHVLGRLCSNIAERILKGEEIVVVNAEKALIVGKKEMIFAEYKQKRDRGKNLRGPYYPRRADLILKRTVRGMIPFDRPSGREAYRRLKVYVGIPKEFSSAEMEKVGEAIKPIIGKYVTLSEVSAFLGSKVR
- a CDS encoding 50S ribosomal protein L18e — encoded protein: MKKNEKTNPNLLLLIESLKRESRERGVEIWRDIARRLEKPRRNWAEVNLSRLERYSEDGAVIVVPGKVLGAGNLNKKLTVAAFKFSSSARKKIEDAGGKSMTIEQLVKELPDGSGIKIMG
- a CDS encoding TIM barrel protein, with translation MIRFGPAGIPLSCKGRTLKDGIEDVHNLGLNAMEIQMVRVNIVDRPPEDEEVGLTPMEVENDLVVGILRRKGKREIQIINPYEKIKADDTLVTLASGLAQNFRELMVLGRMGEELDVQLSMHTPYYMDLVSNTEMTEKSINSIKWAATMTNVMNGSIVVTHSGLYGELGKKKARENVAANLGQVMDWWKNQEIRPILGLETSGRQEVFGSLDEILDLCDEIDGIVPVINFAHLHARENGILREPQDFAEVFDRTDQYVNGCHYVHFAGVEHEGGNEKRVTPIKKGDLRFEPLAEFLVERMPNVTIISSSPLLEHDAMYMKVIFERALTKKVTKSSKVKKNDREE
- a CDS encoding SIS domain-containing protein, with the protein product MEIKEVICYITKEVQETLQRVDQKVVDEIIDSIIGAKKIFLYGVGRSGLVGQAFAVRLVQMGLDVHFIGEMTTPIVEEKDLVIIVSNTGETMSAIQTANIVRRVGAKVIAITSNVHSKLSQASNVTVEIAPKKDEQKKRYAPLGTLFEDSTFLFFDCIVPIIMARLGQNETSLRRRHAIWV
- a CDS encoding ubiquitin-conjugating enzyme E2 — encoded protein: MPLPPDILITRLRNELAICSRYLRYPIDLSNENLRRFPINIEIELKGIPGLVCVDGKIEKRYEHRFSILVGRDYPFEKPLVIWRTPIFHPNIMMPEDGGHLCTKLLDDWGFNSTLLSFIKGIEALLLSPNPSSPFGTDSCTSAAAYFNREKIKTPPIIYSPTPKVVRSD
- a CDS encoding ThiF family adenylyltransferase codes for the protein MSAIIKAGAIDGDRFDRSRRIKWIDMEKIESARCFVAGAGALGNEVIKNLVLSGVRSITLVDMDFIVRSNLNRCVLFREEDTLKKTMKADVIAKRAKELNPGIDITPVNSRIEEIDSSCLKNHDVVFGCLDNIGARMHLNAYAYFYGVPYIDGGTDGTTGKIQVVLPPDTPCLQCTTNKTHARILEKRFSCTGQDISIYEPKIPAEITTTSIIAAIQVREGLKILSGKKEYCIRHVCYYNGFLNTFDSFEVSLDPMCPVHLSKFSKSVHPYSHS
- a CDS encoding tryptophan--tRNA ligase: MIDNQAIAICPRERRLSSCRKCQVVGKIHYGASSFPACGALMNNEFTITPWEVTGEIDYDLLLEKFGTKKIEDEMLERLSRYGDLHPMLRRRITYSHRDLDWILDKYDAGENFVLYTGRGPSGNTHIGHLVTWMFTKYLQDIFGAKLYFQMTDDEKFLFNETLTLEDTRRNAYENALDVIALGFDPAKTKIFLDTEYIRTLYPIALKVAKKVTFSTVRAVFGFDNSNNIGSIFYTSIQAAPAFLESELQGRNVPCLIPCGIDQDAHFRVARDVAPLLGYYKPALIHNKMFPSLMGGNKMSSSQPETTIFTTDNAQTIKKKIANAFTGGAVSAAEQRKHGGKPDVCSVFKYEYFLFEPDDEKLNQLYEACKKGEILCGECKKRLTERIIRFLESHQEKRKQARQKLDAFILRDG
- the tsaA gene encoding tRNA (N6-threonylcarbamoyladenosine(37)-N6)-methyltransferase TrmO, giving the protein MEIKPIGYVRNDAEKDVDFDELISIIEILPEYADGLYRIEECDELEIIFYFHKSNSYKLKVHPHHDPTQPEVGVFSSRSPSRPNFLGLTRVKLLKRDGNVLIVKGLDAFNGTPVIDIKPATRRDQRKLSDIKD
- a CDS encoding phenylalanine--tRNA ligase subunit alpha, whose protein sequence is MEIPEIVESLSPNEKRVLIALKDLGGIGTPDDVLKKGNFRQPVEVMNAASWLQSKGLVRIEERAKKVYSLKNQKIIEEGLPERRAINAIHSRGGVIDTRELEEVLDKEDIPIAIGWLKRKGLVNVKKDCSKTLLELTDQGKETVSSDMEDERILKMLRDRDIIEGEVDKKVIEQLKSRQNLINERLVVERKLALTELGSRIASQGLEAKEEVGQITPELLQTGRWRDVTLRKYDIRTYAPSTYPGKKHPITRMASEVRRIFIQMGFEEIDDEYVQAAFWNMDALFTPQDHPARDLQDTFYLKNPARIELEDDELVKRVKEIHETGGWTGSTGWRYNWRREEAEKALLRTHTTVATIRYLARNPDPPIKVFSISRIFRNEAIDATHLPEFMQIEGIVVEEDANFDMLCGILKEFYRRMGFEKLRFRPGYFPYTEPSLEVEVFHNGKWMELGGAGIFRPEVTAPFGVKHNVLAWGLGFERIAMLRWNLTDIRELYISDIDLLRKSPIF